AAATCTGCAGAGATGGTATTTAAAGAGGTTCGCTCAAAACCGGAATGAAGACTGTTGTGTTCCTCCCTTAAGCATATTTTCCGGTTACTACTGCTTTTGGAACTCCCTCAACTTTCTTTGCTTTAATTTTTATCGCATCAAGAGGGCAGTTTTTTATACACTCCATACACCCTGAACAGCTTGGCCAGTACCATGCGTCTAAATGAAAGTCTTCATCTTCAGCTTCCTTATATTTTTCAATTCTGGCTAAGTGCATCTTGAAAACTGCCTGTGGACAAACTTCAAGACATTTCCTGCATTTAGCAGGAACTTTACATTTTTCATGATCTATTGTTATTTCCATTTGAATCATTTTTATTTCCTCCTGAAAATTACCATGCCTCACTTATACCTGGGCATTTTCGTCTTTCAACCAGTTTAATAGCTGCATTTGGACAATGTTTTTCACATTGGCCACAACCAAAACACCTCTTCATATCAATCGAGATTTTATTACGAGACAGTCCCATGCTCATAGCACCGAACTGGCAATACCTGAGGCAATAACCACATCCTGTACAATTTTCAAAAACAGGCTGGGCACAATATTCACCTTTGAGTATTATGGAATCAACACCATAATCTATTCTTCCCCTTATTCCCTGACATACAGGATATTCACAATTGCAGATTCCTCCTATATAAGGAACATTAAATGTCCAGAGGGAATGAACAAATCCTTTTTTATTGAAATGCTTTAGATGTTCTTTTGCTTCCTTAACACTTAAAAATGTAAGCCCTCTGAAAGTTTCAGGCCATCTTTCCCACTTGTAAAGACCAACTCCGAGAGAGAAACAGTAATTAGCTTCACTTTTATTCATCATTCCTCTTGTCTCTCTGCGGCATATGCATTGCATAAGTCCTATAGGATAAGTTAAATCCATCATATCAAGGGCTTCTTCCAGGGTTATAACCTGACCAAAGTGATATTTACCCATAAAACTTGCTACTTTTCTTTTCATTTGAGGGAGGCTCTCAACATCAACTCCTGTAGCATCAACTACTTCTTTTAAAAGGTCAGTAAACATTATATCTAAGTCAGTAGGCACTCCTGGCGGTATTTGTACCTCTCCCTTATCATTAAGGAAATAAGAGAAGTTACTCTTTGTTACTCGCAATTCTGCATTCTCTCCTGCCTGTGCCAGTAAATCTTCTATTATAACAGGAGGCTTTGGGGAAATTGAAGATATCCTTCCTTTTTCCGGGTCAATCTTTATAGGAACTCCTCCCATATGCTGTGTAAATTTATCTTGCTTCTCAACCTTCTTTTTCCTGTTGCTATACATTCGTGCAGCAAAGTTTGACGCGTTTTCAAACCACTTACCGCCATCTGCGTGTGTTGTGCAAAAATGACACATATTTATTTTCCTCCTCCGAGAGTGTTTTTTCTGATTAACATATTCATTTTCATTGTTATTATCATAAAATCTATTTTGATTTACTTATACTTTTTTAAACTTCCATTTTTCTCTTTTTCCATGATTCATCAAAAATAAATATAAGTTATATTGCTTTAAAAAACAATCAAACGTTAGTTTGAATTCTAATGTTTTTTCATTACTTTGTCAAGGAAATTTTTCTGTGATTTTTTTAATTTTATTAATTTCTTTTAACTATTTGATTTTTAATTAAAATAGTAATCAAAATATAAGAATTTTCAAGATTAGCAATAACCTATTAAAATAAATTTGTAGCTTTGTTAGAAGTTAATACTGCTTTTAAAGTAGTATCTGTAGAGTAATTGATTTGTTAATCTGCCTTTAGCATCCCATGCTTTTTAATGTAAGGAACAAGTCCGCCTTCCAATAATATTTTGTTCATAAGCGAAGGGAAAGGGGAAAAAGTGAGCTCTATATTTTTAGATTTATCAATAACAGTTCCTTTTATTATATCTATTTCTAACTCATCTCCTTCATCTATTGATGATGTGTTACAGATAATAGCTGGCAAACCTACATTTATACTGTTTCTATAAAAAATTCGTGCAAAACTTTTTGCTAAAACTGCATCAATCCCTGACATTTTTATTATTG
The window above is part of the Candidatus Schekmanbacteria bacterium RIFCSPLOWO2_02_FULL_38_14 genome. Proteins encoded here:
- a CDS encoding 3-isopropylmalate dehydratase yields the protein MLLNGKVWKFEDNISTDLIAPGRLFHLRSNLPELAKHVMEDAKPGFSDMISKGDFIVAGENFGLGSSREHAPTIIKMSGIDAVLAKSFARIFYRNSINVGLPAIICNTSSIDEGDELEIDIIKGTVIDKSKNIELTFSPFPSLMNKILLEGGLVPYIKKHGMLKAD